A single region of the Ruficoccus amylovorans genome encodes:
- a CDS encoding PLP-dependent transferase, whose protein sequence is MSNLRHHPLGQPVPDSVHAVCVSLPTMRDVMGYEEKWPETLAAVKFAYPRFVFHDYVLQAAEQGARRHGLAGRAVYAVASEQAAREMAQWMKLLDYAIVPEGDFVLMHFADTPEARTGAKAFLQHTGTSISSRQAEAYLLAEGLLDKGQPEQRTETGAEEKVLSVLRDYVATPDLHLCSSGMNAFYAALKATRRLQAPRGRRIYVQLGWLYLDTMKILENFLGPDEEVIVQTDVFDWEAIEKIFSQYGDRLAGVVTELPTNPLVHTLDIGRLSGLCLRHRVVRIFDPSLAGVVNVDVLPGTDLLITSLTKYAAHAGDVMSGAVAVNPASPFYAKLRELLPREVQAPHGSDVARLAAQIGDMPAVASAVNANALALADHLSRSAKVARLFAPLETRSAANYRLIARSDDAVGAILTFDLAGDLAEFYDRARVVKGPSFGTGYTMMCPFLYLAHYDLVSTPEGRAHLRARGLNPELIRLSVGAEPVEEIIDALGL, encoded by the coding sequence GTGTCTAACCTCCGGCATCATCCTCTGGGGCAACCCGTTCCTGACAGCGTGCACGCGGTCTGCGTGAGCTTGCCCACGATGCGTGATGTGATGGGGTACGAGGAAAAATGGCCGGAGACGCTGGCCGCAGTGAAGTTTGCCTACCCGCGCTTTGTCTTTCACGACTACGTGCTGCAGGCGGCGGAGCAGGGGGCGCGCAGACACGGACTGGCTGGACGTGCCGTCTATGCGGTGGCCTCGGAGCAGGCCGCGCGCGAAATGGCGCAGTGGATGAAGCTGCTCGATTACGCCATCGTGCCGGAGGGGGATTTCGTCCTTATGCACTTCGCTGACACCCCCGAGGCGCGGACCGGGGCCAAGGCCTTTCTCCAGCACACCGGTACGAGTATTTCCTCCCGCCAGGCAGAGGCTTACCTGCTGGCCGAGGGACTTTTGGATAAGGGCCAGCCCGAGCAGCGGACGGAGACCGGAGCGGAGGAAAAAGTCCTCTCCGTGCTACGCGACTATGTGGCCACACCCGATCTGCACCTGTGCAGCAGCGGGATGAACGCCTTTTACGCCGCGCTCAAGGCCACGCGCCGGCTTCAGGCTCCGCGTGGGCGGCGCATCTATGTGCAGTTGGGATGGCTCTACCTGGACACGATGAAGATTTTGGAGAACTTCCTCGGGCCGGATGAGGAAGTTATCGTGCAGACGGATGTTTTTGATTGGGAGGCGATTGAGAAGATTTTCAGCCAGTACGGGGACCGGTTGGCCGGAGTCGTGACCGAGCTGCCGACCAACCCGCTCGTCCACACGCTGGACATTGGCCGTCTCTCCGGGCTGTGTCTGCGGCACAGGGTGGTACGGATTTTTGACCCGAGTCTGGCCGGGGTCGTCAATGTGGATGTGCTGCCTGGGACGGACCTGCTCATCACGAGCCTGACCAAGTATGCCGCACATGCGGGTGATGTCATGAGCGGGGCGGTGGCGGTCAACCCGGCTTCACCCTTTTACGCGAAATTGCGTGAGCTGCTCCCCCGCGAGGTGCAGGCGCCGCACGGTTCGGATGTGGCGCGGCTGGCCGCGCAGATCGGGGACATGCCTGCCGTGGCCTCGGCCGTCAACGCCAATGCCCTTGCTCTGGCCGATCACCTTTCGCGTTCGGCGAAGGTGGCACGGCTGTTTGCGCCGCTGGAGACGCGTTCGGCGGCGAACTACCGGCTCATCGCCCGCTCTGACGATGCCGTAGGGGCGATTCTGACTTTCGATCTGGCGGGCGATTTGGCGGAGTTTTACGACCGAGCTCGCGTGGTCAAGGGGCCGAGCTTCGGCACCGGCTACACCATGATGTGCCCGTTCCTCTACCTGGCACATTACGACCTGGTGAGCACGCCGGAGGGGCGTGCGCACTTGCGGGCGCGGGGGCTGAACCCCGAGCTTATTCGCCTTTCGGTGGGCGCTGAGCCGGTGGAAGAGATCATCGACGCGCTCGGCTTGTAG
- a CDS encoding C1 family peptidase → MKIRVLLKRCLLIGVSLSLGAGWFARAADYPSAYDLRSHGLLTAVKNQQDLGDCWAFASTTAFEGSLLKRGLMSGPTDPSGHLSPWHLATRSGTEPSLTPQMEDGHLSYENWGANFYHSIGYYTRGRGAWDSPTPDSTIPQLGGGPVLTSSNSLNAYPSAAAEAYEDLSPYVPPADQPTAFGVKQAVFINQGQHSASTQINRIKDGLLTFGALGTAIYMDQSIINKTDWTYIYTGSESTDHDVAIVGWDDSKVVSGASSTGAWLIQNSWGSDWGDGGYFWISYEDAHAGKSSTMAIEAMSMENYSQTVLQNQYFYADNYLQIEELSTMSAAAILTVAEAGMLDAIGIITGAENMTVRVSIYTSWDDVTNAPEDLLITTTDTLELIGYHLIELSEELAYEAGDEIVVIVEYDSDSIYYDAKSEVNAGVSYYYDGSEWVDLASENTPGTFFAKGLMLVPEPAHWAALAGLIVLGVLVWRKRDSRVRLAGVEG, encoded by the coding sequence ATGAAGATACGAGTGCTTTTGAAACGGTGCTTATTGATCGGCGTAAGCCTTTCACTTGGGGCCGGATGGTTTGCCCGGGCGGCGGATTATCCAAGTGCCTACGACTTGCGCAGCCACGGGCTGCTTACGGCGGTCAAAAACCAGCAGGACCTTGGGGATTGCTGGGCCTTTGCCTCAACGACAGCTTTCGAGGGCTCTCTGCTCAAGCGCGGGCTTATGAGTGGTCCGACGGATCCGAGCGGTCATCTTTCTCCCTGGCACCTTGCGACGCGCAGTGGCACCGAGCCCTCGCTCACCCCTCAGATGGAAGACGGCCACCTCAGCTATGAAAACTGGGGGGCGAACTTCTATCACTCGATTGGCTATTATACGCGAGGGAGGGGAGCGTGGGATTCGCCGACGCCGGACTCGACCATCCCGCAGTTAGGGGGCGGACCGGTTCTGACGAGCAGCAATAGCCTTAACGCTTATCCCTCAGCCGCCGCGGAGGCTTATGAGGACTTGAGTCCGTATGTCCCGCCGGCGGATCAGCCCACGGCCTTTGGCGTGAAGCAGGCCGTCTTTATTAACCAGGGGCAGCACAGTGCCAGCACGCAAATCAACCGGATCAAGGACGGGCTTTTGACCTTTGGCGCGCTCGGCACGGCGATTTACATGGACCAGTCGATTATTAACAAGACCGACTGGACATACATTTATACCGGTTCGGAATCGACCGACCATGATGTTGCGATCGTGGGATGGGATGACAGTAAAGTCGTCAGCGGGGCCAGCAGCACAGGTGCCTGGCTCATTCAGAACTCGTGGGGATCGGACTGGGGCGATGGCGGATACTTCTGGATTTCCTACGAAGATGCGCACGCCGGGAAAAGCTCGACCATGGCGATCGAAGCCATGTCGATGGAGAACTACAGCCAGACGGTTTTACAAAACCAGTATTTTTACGCCGACAATTACCTTCAGATTGAGGAGCTTTCAACCATGTCGGCGGCGGCGATTCTCACGGTTGCTGAAGCCGGCATGCTGGACGCGATCGGGATCATAACCGGGGCGGAGAACATGACGGTCCGTGTCAGCATTTATACGAGCTGGGACGACGTTACCAATGCGCCGGAGGATCTGCTGATCACGACGACGGATACGCTGGAGTTGATCGGCTACCACCTGATCGAATTATCCGAGGAACTGGCCTATGAGGCCGGAGATGAAATCGTCGTGATTGTCGAATACGACTCGGACAGCATTTATTACGATGCCAAGAGTGAAGTAAACGCCGGGGTGAGCTATTACTACGACGGCAGCGAGTGGGTGGATCTGGCTTCGGAAAATACGCCCGGGACATTTTTTGCGAAGGGCCTGATGCTGGTGCCCGAGCCTGCGCACTGGGCCGCACTGGCGGGTTTGATTGTGCTCGGGGTTCTCGTTTGGCGTAAGCGCGATTCGCGGGTACGGCTTGCGGGCGTCGAGGGATAG
- a CDS encoding GNAT family N-acetyltransferase: MDNLTVRPMRREELDIAVEWAAREGWNPGLRDAEAFWAADPKGFFVAEAAGRMVGTGSMVSYGGDFGFIGFFIVEPDYRHAGIGFPHLGNALLAQAGERLKPGAPVGIDGVFAAQQAYARYGFVFSHRNLRMAGTGRSSPPAGCLSELSRVPFSEVEACDKRHFGYARRAFLERWIEPEGGLALGAVHQGELRGYGVVRPCREGYKIGPLFADDADAAEDLYCALSDRACGKPVYLDIPENNPAARALAERHGLREIFGCTRMYYGRAPELPWENIYGVTSFELG; encoded by the coding sequence ATGGACAACCTGACCGTGCGCCCGATGCGGCGTGAAGAACTGGACATCGCCGTGGAGTGGGCCGCCCGCGAGGGGTGGAATCCGGGGCTGCGCGATGCGGAGGCTTTCTGGGCCGCCGACCCGAAGGGTTTCTTCGTGGCTGAGGCCGCGGGCCGGATGGTCGGAACGGGGTCGATGGTTTCGTATGGCGGGGACTTCGGCTTCATTGGATTTTTCATTGTCGAACCGGATTACCGGCACGCGGGGATCGGTTTCCCTCATCTGGGCAACGCGCTGCTGGCGCAGGCGGGCGAACGCCTCAAGCCCGGCGCTCCGGTCGGGATCGATGGCGTGTTTGCCGCACAGCAAGCCTATGCCCGCTACGGTTTTGTCTTTTCCCACCGCAACCTGAGGATGGCGGGCACCGGGCGCTCGTCGCCTCCTGCCGGGTGTCTGAGCGAGCTTTCGCGCGTTCCTTTCAGTGAAGTCGAAGCCTGCGACAAGCGGCACTTCGGCTACGCCCGGCGGGCCTTCCTCGAACGCTGGATCGAGCCGGAGGGTGGGCTGGCGCTTGGGGCGGTCCACCAGGGCGAACTTCGCGGCTATGGCGTGGTGCGTCCTTGCCGGGAGGGCTACAAGATCGGGCCTCTTTTCGCTGACGATGCGGATGCGGCGGAGGATTTGTACTGCGCGCTCAGTGACCGGGCCTGCGGAAAACCCGTCTATCTGGATATACCTGAAAACAATCCCGCCGCCCGCGCGCTGGCGGAACGCCACGGCCTGCGCGAAATTTTCGGCTGCACCCGCATGTATTACGGACGCGCGCCGGAGCTTCCGTGGGAGAATATTTACGGCGTGACCAGTTTCGAGCTGGGGTGA
- a CDS encoding MFS transporter has protein sequence MSKLPKGALAWALYDWANTGYAMIGLALIFPRLYKTYWGSGLSDSDQTFWFTLTVGVASFCVFVLAPILGSIAELGGIRKKLLLRFATVGMVACAAMYLVDEGDYLSATLVYIVGTVCFYSANIFFDSMLERVSTAQNRHTISGLGFSFGYAAGFLLLLITFLATTYYEPLGFGSKLDASRFLFVLAAAWWAIFTLPLVLRFHEEPRHNPHSLARTARLGLVEAWVTLKAIIRQRNILWFLIAYQFYIDGVNTIITTASNYGSTIGFTEQQIITAFFCVQVAGVPCAVLFGLLGQKIGPRKMIFVAILVYLVVSFYGAFMDTAPTVIFGMEVSEIYILATLIGLCQGGIQALSRSYFTSIVPPEKTVAYFGFYSMIGKSAAILGPALMGLSALLFNNPEHPVLSTRIGMGMISVLFFFGAGFLAVAGRRKYAPPAAPQA, from the coding sequence ATGAGCAAGCTCCCCAAGGGCGCACTGGCCTGGGCGCTGTACGACTGGGCCAATACCGGCTATGCCATGATCGGGCTGGCGCTGATTTTCCCCCGCCTGTACAAGACCTACTGGGGCAGCGGCCTGAGCGATAGCGACCAGACTTTCTGGTTCACGCTCACGGTCGGCGTCGCGAGCTTTTGCGTCTTCGTGCTCGCGCCGATTCTCGGCAGCATCGCCGAGTTGGGCGGTATCCGCAAGAAACTACTCCTGCGCTTCGCCACGGTCGGGATGGTGGCCTGCGCGGCCATGTATCTGGTGGACGAGGGCGATTACCTGAGCGCCACCCTCGTCTATATCGTGGGCACGGTCTGTTTTTACAGCGCAAACATCTTTTTCGACTCCATGCTGGAGCGCGTCTCCACCGCGCAGAACCGGCACACGATCAGCGGGCTGGGTTTTTCCTTCGGCTACGCGGCGGGCTTTCTACTGCTGCTGATTACGTTTCTGGCGACGACTTACTACGAGCCGCTGGGCTTCGGCTCAAAGCTCGACGCCAGCCGCTTCCTCTTCGTGCTGGCGGCGGCGTGGTGGGCGATCTTCACCCTGCCGCTGGTCCTGCGCTTTCACGAGGAGCCTCGTCACAATCCGCACTCACTCGCCCGCACGGCCAGGCTCGGTCTGGTCGAAGCCTGGGTAACGCTCAAGGCGATCATCCGCCAGCGCAACATCCTGTGGTTCCTGATCGCGTACCAGTTCTACATCGATGGAGTGAACACGATCATCACGACCGCTTCCAACTACGGCAGCACCATCGGTTTCACCGAGCAGCAAATCATCACGGCCTTCTTCTGCGTGCAGGTGGCCGGCGTCCCGTGCGCGGTGCTCTTCGGACTGCTCGGACAGAAGATCGGCCCGCGCAAGATGATCTTCGTCGCCATCCTGGTTTACCTCGTGGTGAGCTTTTACGGAGCATTCATGGACACCGCCCCGACGGTCATCTTCGGGATGGAGGTTTCGGAGATCTACATCCTGGCCACGCTCATCGGGCTGTGCCAGGGAGGCATCCAGGCGCTCAGCCGGAGCTATTTCACCAGTATCGTGCCACCGGAAAAGACGGTCGCCTACTTCGGCTTCTATTCGATGATCGGCAAAAGCGCGGCCATCCTCGGCCCGGCGCTGATGGGGCTCTCGGCCCTGCTGTTCAACAACCCCGAGCACCCGGTTCTGAGCACCCGCATCGGCATGGGCATGATTTCAGTTCTGTTTTTCTTCGGCGCGGGTTTCCTCGCCGTAGCCGGACGCAGGAAGTACGCCCCGCCCGCAGCCCCGCAAGCCTGA